GCGCCGATTCAATCAAGGCTTCGCCGTAGCGGGTATTTGGCAAAGCGGCTCTCACAGCGGCGGTTTTGCCAAATATCCTATCCCCACATTTAAAGAGATGGTAGCAATGGAAAACGCTCGTCCTATTCGTCGCGCATTGATTAGCGTATCTGACAAAACCGGCATTGTAGAATTTGCCAAAGCTCTCGCAGAAAAAGGTGTCGATATTCTGTCGACTGGCGGTACCGCTCGCCTGCTGGCAGAGCAAGGTCTGGCAGTGACTGAAGTATCAGACTACACCGGTTTTCCTGAGATGATGGATGGGCGCGTAAAAACCCTGCACCCGAAAGTACACGGTGGCATCCTGGGCCGTCGTGAAACTGACGATGCAGTGATGAACGAGCACGGTATTTCGCCAATCGACATGGTTGTTGTCAACCTGTACCCATTCGCAGAAACAGTCGCAAAAGAAGGCTGTACGCTGGAAGATGCGGTTGAAAACATCGATATCGGTGGCCCAACCATGGTTCGCTCTGCGGCGAAAAACCACAAAGACGTGACCATCGTGGTGAATGCATCAGATTACGACCGCGTGCTGGCTGAGCTGGATGCCAACAACGGTTCACTGACACTGCAAACCCGTTTTGATCTGGCTATCTCTGCATTTGAACACACTGCCGCATACGACGGCATGATCGCCAACTACTTCGGTACCATGGTGCCGTCTTATGGCGACAACAAAGAAGGCGATGAGGAGTCGAAATTCCCACGTACTTTCAACCAGCAGTTCATCAAAAAACAGGACATGCGCTACGGCGAGAACAGCCACCAGGCTGCGGCTTTCTATACCGAAGCTAACCCGGAAGAAGCGTCTGTCTCTACAGCTACCCAGCTTCAGGGTAAAGCACTCTCTTACAACAACATCGCAGATACCGATGCTGCACTTGAATGTGTGAAAGAGTTCATCGATCCGGCATGTGTGATCGTTAAGCACGCCAATCCATGTGGTGTAGCACTGGGTGATAACATCCTTGAAGCTTACGACCGCGCTTACAAGACTGACCCAACCTCCGCGTTTGGCGGCATCATCGCGTTTAACCGTGAACTGGATGCAGAAACTGCCCAAGCCATCGTTGACCGTCAATTCGTAGAGGTCATCATTGCACCGAGCGTGTCAGATGCCGCGGTAGAAGTGGTTAGCGCGAAGAAGAATGTTCGCCTGCTGGTTTGCGGCGAGTGGAGCACTCAGACCACTGGCTTTGACGTGAAACGCGTTAACGGCGGTCTGCTGGTTCAGGATCGTGACCAAGGCATGGTCTCTCTGGATGACCTGAAAGTGGTCTCCAAGCGTCAGCCTTCTGACGAAGAACTGCGTGATGCGTTGTTCTGCTGGAAAGTCGCGAAATACGTGAAATCCAACGCGATTGTCTACGCGAAAGGTAACATGACTATCGGTGTAGGTGCAGGCCAGATGAGCCGCGTTTACTCGGCGAAAATTGCGGGTATCAAAGCCGCTGACGAGAGTCTGGAAGTGGCAGGCAGCGTGATGGCGTCTGATGCATTCTTCCCATTCCGCGATGGTATCGATGCCGCTGCAGAAGCTGGCATTACCTGTGTTATCCAGCCAGGCGGTTCAATGCGTGATGACGAAGTGATTGCCGCTGCTGACGAACACGGCATGGCGATGGTCTTCACTGGCATGCGCCACTTCCGCCACTAAGCATTTTTCACAGCCCAGAGCTACTCTGGGCTGCTTTGATTGAAGGATTCAAAATGGACGTATTGGTTATTGGCAGCGGCGGCCGTGAACACGCTCTGGCGTGGAAAGTCGCACAGTCTGCAAAAGTTGAGACCGTTTTTGTCGCGCCGGGCAATGCAGGTACCGCGCTGGAGCCAAAGCTGGAAAATGTCGCCATTGGCGTCGAAGACATCGCAGCGCTGGTCGCTTTTGCTCAGGATAAAAATATCGGCCTGACCATTGTCGGTCCAGAAGCCCCACTTGTGATTGGTGTGGTTGATGCTTTCCGTGAAGCGGGCTTGCCTATCTTCGGTCCAACCGAAGCTGCTGCACAGCTGGAAGGCTCAAAAGCCTTCACCAAAGACTTCCTTGCCCGCCACCAAATCCCGACAGCCGAATACCAGAACTTCACCGAGATTGAGCCTGCACTGGCGTACGTGCGCGAGAAAGGTGCACCTATCGTCGTGAAAGCTGACGGTCTGGCAGCAGGTAAGGGCGTTATCGTTGCAATGACCCTGGAAGAAGCGGAAAACGCGATTCGTGACATGCTGGCAGGCAATGCCTTTGGTGATGCTGGAAGCCGTGTGGTTATCGAGGAATTCCTTGATGGCGAAGAAGCGAGCTTTATCGTCATGGTTGACGGTGAAAACGTCTTGCCAATGGCGACCAGCCAGGATCACAAGCGTGTCGGTAATGGTGATACTGGCCCAAATACCGGTGGTATGGGCGCGTACAGCCCGGCACCTGTTGTAACCGCAAACATTCACGATCGCGTGATGAACGAAGTGATTTACCCAACCGTTCGCGGCATGGCGTCGGAGGGTCACCCATACACAGGCTTCCTCTATGCAGGCCTGATGGTGATGGCTGACGGCACACCGAAAGTGATTGAATACAACTGCCGCTTTGGCGACCCAGAAACCCAGCCAATCATGCTGCGTCTGCAATCTGATCTGGTTGAACTGTGTGAAGCGGCGGTAGCCGGTAAGCTGGATACCGTGGAGTCCAAGTGGGACCCACGCGCATCAATCGGTGTTGTACTGGCAGCGGGCGGCTACCCTGCGTCTTACAACAAAGGCGATGTCATTTCTGGCTTGCCAACCACTGAACTGGATGCTGCGAAAGTGTTCCATGCAGGGACGGCAGAAAAAGACGCAAATGTTGTGACTGCTGGCGGTCGTGTGCTGTGTGCGACTGCGATGGGTGACACTGTTTCAGAAGCGCAAAAACGTGCTTACGAATTGGCCACACAAATCAGTTGGGATGGCATGTTCCACCGTGATGACATTGGCTACCGTGCGATTGCACGTGAGCAGGGCGAATAATCCCTCAAGCTCAAATGCTGCACTAAAACCTCAAAACGCGCCACTCGGCGCGTTTTTTCTTTCAGGGAGAAGCGAACTTTAGAATTCCGGTCTTTCGAAACAATCTGCGCTGTCATTATCCAGCACGATAATGGTTTCTGCCGTATTCGTGTTACGGCCGACTTTGCCGACAGCGGCGATGAAATTATCTGCTTTCTTCAGCCTGTGCAGTATGTAATCTGGAAACTCTGCACCAAATTTCAGTGTTTTTACATCACCAGAACCACACTCTTCAAACACCCCTTCGTTCCAATAGCCCTGAAAGAAGTTTTTGCTGTTCTTTCCAAGTGCCTGAGCGGTTTCTAAAGCTTTTTCTGCCTGTTTGTAATAACGCACCAGCTCAGTACTCCTAATGGGTAACAAGGCACCATCCAGACGATACTGCTGGTATACCGCCTGCCCTTCCGAATCATAACGAATCAGCACCGACTGGTGTTTCAACTCGCCATCAATCAAGATATTTCCTTCGCGCTGAATTTCACGCACCACGCCCTTGCGCCAGCGATATTCAGACGAATACTGGACATTGTCACCCATCATCACAAGTTCAGTGAGAGTTTCAGGAAAGCGTTGACGTTCATCGAGCCAGAAAATACTGGTGGCATCACCTTGCACAGTGGCAGTGACGGTTTGAACAGGAGGTTGGATTTTCTCTGTCGAGCTACAGCCCGCCAAAGTAAGAATAAGAGATGAAACAAGAAGAGACGCTTTAACGCGCATAAATATCCGCCAAAACAAGAACTGCTTTGGCGGAGTATAACTTACTTAACTGCGTCTTTAAGCGCTTTGCCTGCAACAAACGCTGGAACGTTTGCAGCTGCAATTTGGATTTCCTGACCAGTTTGTGGGTTACGGCCAGTGCGCGCAGCACGGTGGTTAACTTTAAACGTACCGAAACCGATCAGTTGAACCTGGTCACCGTCTTTCAGTGCACCTTCGATACCCGCTAGAGTTGCTTCTAGTGCAGCTTTAGCTTGTGCTTTAGACAGGTCTGCTTTTTCAGCAATCAGGTCGATCAAGTTGGTCTTGTTCATTAGGTCTTCCCTTCTTAGGTTTTCTTGAGACAAGTGAACTCTAATTCAAAAGAAGCCCGACTGGCAAAGGTTTGTGGCGCTACAAGTGACTGTATGCAGAGTCTTTAACCACAAACTGAGCGCATCCTCACAAAATATTGGGTATATTTTGGCGGCAACTCTTGTATTTACTGCCCTCAGACCCGATCTTTGGCGCTACTATTGGCCCTGTTTATTACATTTACGCTGGAAAACGATGATCCTGCTATTCATGTTTGTGGCACTTTCTATAGGTGTCTCATTTATCTGTTCGGTGCTCGAAGCGGTGCTTTTGAGTATTACCCCAAGTTATCTCGCCCAAATGCGACAGCAAGGTCACCCGGCCGCCGGACGTCTGTCTTCACTGAAAGATGATATCGACCGTCCATTGGCTTCTATTCTGACCCTGAACACGATCGCTCACACCGTGGGTGCAGCAGCATCCGGTGCACAAGCAGCAAAAGTCTTCGGTGATGCCTGGCTGGGTGTCTTCTCCGGTGTGCTGACGCTAGCGATTCTGGTGTTGTCTGAAATTGTGCCAAAAACCATTGGTGCGACCTACTGGCGTCAATTGGCTCCGGGCGCAGCGACCGTTTTGCGTTGGATGGTTTGGGCACTAACCCCTTTCGTTTGGGCTTCTGAGCAACTGACCCGTCGACTGGCGCACGGTAAAGAACAACCAAAGCTGCGTGATGAAATCTCTGCGATGGCTATGTTAGCGAAAGAAAGTGGCGAGCTGGAAGATGACGAGTCCACTATGCTGACTAATCTGCTGAGCCTTCGCGACGTGCCGGTTACCAAGCTGATGACACCTCGTCCTGTTCTGTTCCGTGTTGATGCCACCATGACCATTGAGGACTTTCTGCGTGAGCACCACGACACGCCGTTTTCCCGCCCGCTGGTTTATGCAGAATCACGTGACAATATTCTGGGCTTTGTACACCGTCTTGAGCTGTTTTCCGCCAGCCAGCACGGCAAAGGTCAGAAGCAACTTGGCAGCCTGATGCGTCCAATCCCAGTGGTTCATGATTCCACTATCGTGCCGAAAGCGTTTGACCGCCTGATGGCTCAGCGCTCTCAACTGGCGCTGATTGTTGACGAGTATGGCGACGTTCAGGGCATCATCACACTGGAAGATATCTTTGAACACTTGATGGGCAAAGAAATCATGGACGAGGCAGACAAGACCTCTAACATGCAGGCGCTTGCGCATGAACGCTGGGAAGACTGGAAAGAAGCCCACGGCGTGATTGAAAGCAAAGATGATGACGAGGAAGAAGCGGAAAAAGCGGCTGAAGAATTAGTGGAAGCCTCAGAAAAAGAAGAGGTCACTGAAAAGAACAGCGAGGACGGGAAATCGATCTCACTGAACGATGAAGAAAAAACCTCAAAGTAATCGACACCAAAAGAAAACGGGCCATCAGGCCCGTTTTTTATTTTATCTGTGCCATGCTGGCTTAGAGTGATAAACCGAGGTTACTCACGCCTTCTTCACGCAATTCATTGCGAATGCCGCGAATCATCTCAACATCACGATCTTCTGCTTCTTTCAGTGCACGGAAGATAGCCCACTGCATATCCCACTCAGCACACACAGATTCCATTTCTTTCTGGTTCTCGTTCGTCACTTCAACGCCGGTTTGCGCTTCTTCAAGCTGTGCCACACTCGCCACTGATTGCTGGCTGACTTTCAGCACAGACTCTAGCAACAAGTCGCGGTCCAGCAGCGTGTGGATCAGCGTCGACATCGACACACAGGCATCAATCGCTGGGTAAACCAGATAAATATCGAATTCTTCCGTGGTCGGGATAAGCTCTTCCAGCTTCTCCAGTTGACGCTCAAAGTTGATTTTGGCGTTCTTAACCGTCAACACTTCCCAAACTGCATCCAAAAGCTGGCGGAATGCCTGAGGCTCCGCAAACTCAGTTTGTTGGCAAAAAGCCGCGTAGTTGGGATACATGCGCTCCACCAGCGCCGTCATAAAAGTGATATGCTGCCATGAGTCGAGTTTTTCGAGTCGCAGCTGGATCGGATTCTGTAACATGGTCTGCCGTCTACAGTGATTGCCGACGTGTAATGCCGGATAGGATTTCCGCGCAAGTGTACTTTATATACTGCAATAGCAAAAGGAACAGATTTGAACCATCTTTATCTTTGCTCAGCCCAACAAAAACGTTATCTGGCGTTATTGGAAGACGCCGCCCTACCTGATCTGCAAATCACCGAAGATATCAGCAAAGCCAATATCATCCTCGCCGACCCGCCGAAATTCGCGCCCGAGCTTGAAAAGGCAGAGAATCTTCAATGGTTGCAGTCGACCTTTGCGGGTTGTGACGCCCTGTTTGCCAAACCAAGAACTGACTACCAGCTCACCAATGTGCGTGGGATTTTCGGCCCCTTGATGTCGGAGTATGTTATCGGTCAGCTTCTGACATTAACCCGCCATTTTGCCCATTACCGCGATGCACAGCTTGAAAGTAGATGGTCACCAGTGCCTTATCAGGGCCTGACCGGAAAATGCATGGTGATACTTGGAACAGGCTCGATTGGTGCGCATGTTGCTAAGACCGCACGTCACTTTGGGATGCAGGTGATGGGTGTGAGCCGCTCAGGAAAAGCCGTAGAAGGGTTCGATAACGTCATCACCAACGCCAAGATGACAGAGGCTTTTTCCAAAGCAGATGTGATTGTCTCAGTGTTACCTTCCACGCCGGAAACCAGAGGCTTACTCAACCGGGATACGCTATCTGCTTGCAAACAAGCCATTCTGTTTAACGTTGGCCGCGGACCTGTGCTGGAAGAAGAAGGTCTCCTCGACGCTATCAAAGACGGAAACATCCAGCATGCGGTGTTGGATGTATTCAGCAAAGAGCCGCTCGCACCTGAGCACCCGTTTTGGACGCATCCTTTCATTACGGTAACTCCTCATATTTCTGCCGAGAGTTTCCCGGAACAAGTGTTTGGTATTTTCGTCGACAACTACACGCGCTGGCAAAATGGCGAGCCATTAAACTATCAGATGGACTTCACGCTGGGGTATTGATGACAAACACGCCTTTAGGAATCTTGTTGAAAGAGGTGCAAGAGTGCCACCACT
The nucleotide sequence above comes from Grimontia kaedaensis. Encoded proteins:
- a CDS encoding DUF1481 domain-containing protein, encoding MRVKASLLVSSLILTLAGCSSTEKIQPPVQTVTATVQGDATSIFWLDERQRFPETLTELVMMGDNVQYSSEYRWRKGVVREIQREGNILIDGELKHQSVLIRYDSEGQAVYQQYRLDGALLPIRSTELVRYYKQAEKALETAQALGKNSKNFFQGYWNEGVFEECGSGDVKTLKFGAEFPDYILHRLKKADNFIAAVGKVGRNTNTAETIIVLDNDSADCFERPEF
- a CDS encoding hemolysin family protein codes for the protein MILLFMFVALSIGVSFICSVLEAVLLSITPSYLAQMRQQGHPAAGRLSSLKDDIDRPLASILTLNTIAHTVGAAASGAQAAKVFGDAWLGVFSGVLTLAILVLSEIVPKTIGATYWRQLAPGAATVLRWMVWALTPFVWASEQLTRRLAHGKEQPKLRDEISAMAMLAKESGELEDDESTMLTNLLSLRDVPVTKLMTPRPVLFRVDATMTIEDFLREHHDTPFSRPLVYAESRDNILGFVHRLELFSASQHGKGQKQLGSLMRPIPVVHDSTIVPKAFDRLMAQRSQLALIVDEYGDVQGIITLEDIFEHLMGKEIMDEADKTSNMQALAHERWEDWKEAHGVIESKDDDEEEAEKAAEELVEASEKEEVTEKNSEDGKSISLNDEEKTSK
- the purH gene encoding bifunctional phosphoribosylaminoimidazolecarboxamide formyltransferase/IMP cyclohydrolase, with amino-acid sequence MENARPIRRALISVSDKTGIVEFAKALAEKGVDILSTGGTARLLAEQGLAVTEVSDYTGFPEMMDGRVKTLHPKVHGGILGRRETDDAVMNEHGISPIDMVVVNLYPFAETVAKEGCTLEDAVENIDIGGPTMVRSAAKNHKDVTIVVNASDYDRVLAELDANNGSLTLQTRFDLAISAFEHTAAYDGMIANYFGTMVPSYGDNKEGDEESKFPRTFNQQFIKKQDMRYGENSHQAAAFYTEANPEEASVSTATQLQGKALSYNNIADTDAALECVKEFIDPACVIVKHANPCGVALGDNILEAYDRAYKTDPTSAFGGIIAFNRELDAETAQAIVDRQFVEVIIAPSVSDAAVEVVSAKKNVRLLVCGEWSTQTTGFDVKRVNGGLLVQDRDQGMVSLDDLKVVSKRQPSDEELRDALFCWKVAKYVKSNAIVYAKGNMTIGVGAGQMSRVYSAKIAGIKAADESLEVAGSVMASDAFFPFRDGIDAAAEAGITCVIQPGGSMRDDEVIAAADEHGMAMVFTGMRHFRH
- the purD gene encoding phosphoribosylamine--glycine ligase, whose translation is MDVLVIGSGGREHALAWKVAQSAKVETVFVAPGNAGTALEPKLENVAIGVEDIAALVAFAQDKNIGLTIVGPEAPLVIGVVDAFREAGLPIFGPTEAAAQLEGSKAFTKDFLARHQIPTAEYQNFTEIEPALAYVREKGAPIVVKADGLAAGKGVIVAMTLEEAENAIRDMLAGNAFGDAGSRVVIEEFLDGEEASFIVMVDGENVLPMATSQDHKRVGNGDTGPNTGGMGAYSPAPVVTANIHDRVMNEVIYPTVRGMASEGHPYTGFLYAGLMVMADGTPKVIEYNCRFGDPETQPIMLRLQSDLVELCEAAVAGKLDTVESKWDPRASIGVVLAAGGYPASYNKGDVISGLPTTELDAAKVFHAGTAEKDANVVTAGGRVLCATAMGDTVSEAQKRAYELATQISWDGMFHRDDIGYRAIAREQGE
- a CDS encoding D-2-hydroxyacid dehydrogenase, with product MNHLYLCSAQQKRYLALLEDAALPDLQITEDISKANIILADPPKFAPELEKAENLQWLQSTFAGCDALFAKPRTDYQLTNVRGIFGPLMSEYVIGQLLTLTRHFAHYRDAQLESRWSPVPYQGLTGKCMVILGTGSIGAHVAKTARHFGMQVMGVSRSGKAVEGFDNVITNAKMTEAFSKADVIVSVLPSTPETRGLLNRDTLSACKQAILFNVGRGPVLEEEGLLDAIKDGNIQHAVLDVFSKEPLAPEHPFWTHPFITVTPHISAESFPEQVFGIFVDNYTRWQNGEPLNYQMDFTLGY
- a CDS encoding YjaG family protein, which translates into the protein MLQNPIQLRLEKLDSWQHITFMTALVERMYPNYAAFCQQTEFAEPQAFRQLLDAVWEVLTVKNAKINFERQLEKLEELIPTTEEFDIYLVYPAIDACVSMSTLIHTLLDRDLLLESVLKVSQQSVASVAQLEEAQTGVEVTNENQKEMESVCAEWDMQWAIFRALKEAEDRDVEMIRGIRNELREEGVSNLGLSL
- the hupA gene encoding nucleoid-associated protein HU-alpha, whose translation is MNKTNLIDLIAEKADLSKAQAKAALEATLAGIEGALKDGDQVQLIGFGTFKVNHRAARTGRNPQTGQEIQIAAANVPAFVAGKALKDAVK